The following proteins are co-located in the Eriocheir sinensis breed Jianghai 21 chromosome 1, ASM2467909v1, whole genome shotgun sequence genome:
- the LOC126996792 gene encoding uncharacterized protein LOC126996792 isoform X2 — translation MGTELGGNTAGIGRTVIGAGFGDVWWWHGAAVVLWWRVLGLLRDPSDVASPQNLAQILKHFSELMETPVKLSNNYQSISPDTQSSPEPPELILPHTHGGSLLLQGPDGAPCLPPGQDHDTPLPRDMPTHLYRAGLPELALKGQFGFFRGTMTFKNLGPEANRILAFFWPFSNVQHTSCCYLKYY, via the exons ATGGGGACAGAGCTGGGCGGAAACACAGCCGGCATCG GGAGGACTGTCATCGGAGCAGGGTTCGGTGATGTGTGGTGGTGGCACGGTGCggcggtggtgctgtggtggCGAGTGCTGGGCCTCCTCAGGGACCCCAGTGACGTGGCCTCCCCCCAGAACCTCGCCCAGATCTTGAAGCATTTTTCAGAGCTCATGGAGACACCGGTGAAG CTGAGCAACAATTACCAGAGCATCTCCCCGGACACTCAAAGCAGCCCGGAGCCGCCAGAGCTCATCCTGCCCCACACACATGGTGGCTCCTTGCTGCttcagg GCCCTGACGGTGCCCCCTGCCTGCCGCCGGGGCAAGACCACGACACCCCGCTGCCCCGAGACATGCCCACCCACCTCTACCGAGCAGGGTTGCCAGAGTTGGCCTTAAAAGGCCAATTTGGCTTTTTTAGAGGTACAATGACCTTCAAAAATTTAGGTCCAGAGGCCAACCGTATTTTGGCCTTTTTTTGGCCTTTTTCTAATGTTCAGCATACATCCTGCTGTTATTTAAAATATTATTAA
- the LOC126996838 gene encoding uncharacterized protein LOC126996838 produces MYQSPPAQPTPTSLLQPSPLLPVSSSPAHFYQSPPAQPTSTSLLQPNPLLPVSSSPAHMYQSPPAQPTSTILLQPSPLLPFSSSPAHIYQSPPAQPTSTSLLQPSPHLPVSSSPAHIYQSPPAQPTSTSLLQPSPLLSVSSSPVTPPRKTRGLPCSWSVSCLVKSTDLTRTV; encoded by the exons atgtaccagtctcctccagcccagcccactcctaccagtctcctccagcccagcccactcctaccagtctcctccagcccagcccacttctaccagtctcctccagcccagcccacttctaccagtctcctccagcccaacccacttctaccagtctcctccagcccagcacacatgtaccagtctcctccagcccagcccacttctaccattctcctccagcccagcccacttctaccattctcctccagcccagcccacatctaccagtctcctccagcccagcccacatctaccagtctcctccagcccagcccacatctaccagtctcctccagcccagcccacatctaccagtctcctccagcccagcccacatctaccagtctcctccagcccagcccacttctatcagtctcctccagccccgtGACGCCCCCCCGTAAGACTCGAGGGTTGCCCTGCTCCTGGTCCGTGAGCTGCCTTGTCAAGTCCACAGACTTGACAAG GACAGTTTAA